From one Planktothrix agardhii NIES-204 genomic stretch:
- a CDS encoding methyltransferase, with protein MIQMNSTLYQQIQQFYDSSSGLWEEIWGEHLHHGYYGPDGTLKKERRQAQIDLIEEFLNWGLTPTNQEDLQGCRILDVGCGIGGSSLYLADKFQADVTGITLSPVQAKRATERALEARLQQKTKFLVADALEMPFESNSFDLVWSLESAEHFPNKIQFLREAYRVLKPGGTFLLATWCHRPLGGNAGQLTEEERRHLAEIYRVYALPYVIALPEYEAIATDQGFKNIQTADWSKAVAPFWNTVIDSAFNLNAIVGLLLSGPTTIQAALALPLMSRGYDTGLIRFGLLTGTK; from the coding sequence ATGATTCAGATGAACTCAACACTCTATCAACAAATTCAGCAATTCTATGATTCTTCTTCCGGTTTGTGGGAGGAAATTTGGGGCGAACATTTGCATCATGGATATTATGGGCCAGATGGAACTCTCAAAAAAGAACGACGTCAAGCTCAAATTGACTTAATTGAAGAATTTCTAAACTGGGGACTAACACCAACAAACCAAGAGGATTTACAAGGATGTCGAATACTTGACGTCGGCTGTGGAATTGGAGGAAGTTCGTTATATTTAGCGGACAAATTCCAGGCGGATGTTACTGGAATTACCCTGAGTCCTGTCCAAGCTAAAAGAGCCACAGAACGTGCCTTGGAAGCTCGGTTACAGCAAAAAACGAAGTTTTTGGTAGCCGATGCCTTAGAAATGCCTTTCGAGAGCAATAGCTTTGATCTGGTATGGTCTTTAGAAAGTGCCGAACACTTCCCGAATAAAATTCAGTTTTTGCGTGAAGCCTATCGAGTCTTGAAACCCGGTGGAACTTTCTTACTGGCCACTTGGTGTCATCGTCCCTTGGGGGGAAATGCTGGACAACTCACCGAGGAAGAACGTCGGCATTTAGCAGAAATATATCGGGTTTATGCCTTACCATATGTGATTGCTTTGCCTGAATATGAAGCGATCGCAACGGATCAAGGGTTTAAAAATATTCAAACGGCTGACTGGTCAAAGGCCGTTGCTCCCTTTTGGAATACGGTGATCGATTCTGCCTTTAACCTTAATGCCATCGTTGGCTTGCTATTGAGTGGCCCAACAACGATTCAAGCCGCCCTAGCCTTACCCCTGATGAGTCGAGGCTATGACACCGGACTGATTCGTTTTGGTTTATTAACAGGAACCAAATAG
- a CDS encoding putative ATPase, protein MLTPINSKPLRWQKTRYSPLTRQLDVFTACGSFMFFLWWDKTLVNQTNQQKRKRAIWLVKTLLELGPTFIKIGQALSTRADILPLEYVEELEKLQDQVPAFSTDEAVAIIEAELGHSLFTLYRDFDEQPLAAASLGQVHKARLHTGEDVIVKVQRPGLKELFDLDVQAVRRIIQFCQRHFSWSKLYNLDELYNEFFMILYQEIDYIKEGNNAERFKENFKNYPGILVPKVYWKYTTHKILTMQYLPGIKADNRDQLIAYGIDVKRVNQLGICCYLKQILQDGFFQADPHPGNIAVSIDGNLIFYDFGMMAEVKALAKDQMIKAFFAVLKKDTDVVLTTLVDIGLIEPVSDMKPVRKMVKFLLEEFTEKPVDFQMFNQIKEEIYIMFEQQPFRLPAQMMFILKSLTTLDGLARNLDPKYSLVACAQPFVKSLTISQERGNLVGELAKQARDFIKFRLQQPSKTEVLIRRLEERLEEGELQIRVRSVESDRALRRINLAIKTLIYICWTGFTLIAGAILLIGNYQGWAVFVLVLSLFGLWMSVRSLFNLAIRERLDRIAES, encoded by the coding sequence ATGCTTACACCCATTAATTCTAAACCCCTGCGTTGGCAAAAAACTCGATATTCTCCCTTAACCAGACAATTAGATGTCTTCACCGCCTGCGGGTCATTTATGTTCTTTTTATGGTGGGATAAAACCTTAGTAAATCAGACCAATCAACAGAAACGAAAACGAGCGATTTGGTTAGTTAAAACTCTCTTGGAGTTGGGGCCAACTTTTATTAAAATAGGACAAGCTCTATCAACAAGAGCCGATATTTTACCCCTAGAATATGTTGAAGAATTAGAAAAACTACAGGATCAAGTTCCTGCTTTTAGTACCGATGAAGCCGTCGCTATTATTGAAGCAGAATTAGGTCATTCTTTATTTACATTATATCGAGATTTTGATGAACAACCCCTAGCCGCAGCTAGTTTAGGACAAGTTCATAAAGCCAGACTGCACACGGGGGAGGATGTAATTGTTAAAGTCCAGCGTCCGGGTTTAAAAGAACTATTTGATTTAGATGTACAAGCGGTGCGGCGCATAATTCAGTTTTGTCAACGGCATTTTAGTTGGTCAAAACTTTATAATTTGGATGAATTATATAATGAGTTTTTTATGATTTTATATCAAGAAATTGATTATATTAAAGAAGGTAATAATGCTGAAAGATTTAAAGAAAATTTTAAAAATTATCCCGGGATTTTAGTACCAAAAGTATATTGGAAATATACCACCCATAAGATACTAACTATGCAATATTTACCAGGAATTAAAGCTGATAATCGAGATCAATTAATTGCCTATGGAATTGATGTCAAACGGGTCAATCAGTTGGGGATTTGTTGTTATTTAAAACAGATTCTTCAGGATGGTTTTTTCCAAGCTGACCCCCACCCAGGAAATATAGCGGTTAGCATTGATGGAAATTTGATTTTTTATGATTTTGGCATGATGGCAGAAGTCAAAGCCTTAGCTAAGGATCAGATGATTAAAGCCTTTTTTGCGGTATTAAAAAAAGATACCGATGTTGTATTAACTACTTTAGTTGATATTGGATTGATCGAACCTGTATCTGATATGAAACCTGTCAGAAAAATGGTTAAATTTTTATTAGAAGAATTTACAGAAAAACCCGTTGATTTTCAAATGTTTAATCAAATTAAAGAAGAAATTTATATCATGTTTGAGCAACAACCCTTCCGTTTACCTGCTCAAATGATGTTTATTTTAAAGTCTTTAACTACCTTGGATGGTTTAGCGAGAAATTTAGATCCTAAATATAGTTTAGTTGCTTGCGCTCAACCGTTTGTTAAGAGTTTAACTATTTCTCAAGAGCGAGGTAATTTAGTCGGAGAATTAGCAAAACAGGCGCGAGATTTTATTAAGTTTAGATTACAACAACCGAGTAAAACAGAGGTTTTAATCCGTCGTTTAGAAGAACGTTTGGAAGAAGGAGAGTTACAAATTCGGGTCAGGTCTGTGGAAAGCGATCGCGCTTTAAGACGGATTAATTTAGCGATTAAAACTTTAATTTATATCTGTTGGACAGGATTTACTTTAATTGCTGGAGCGATTTTATTAATTGGAAATTATCAAGGATGGGCGGTTTTTGTCCTGGTTTTATCATTATTTGGGTTATGGATGTCGGTGCGATCGCTCTTTAATTTGGCTATTCGAGAACGGTTGGATCGAATTGCAGAAAGTTAA
- a CDS encoding DegT/DnrJ/EryC1/StrS aminotransferase, translated as MVSNVNTVPPLDLSLQYKTIQDEVSACVQAVLASGRYIGGSTVEAFEQDFGEYIGAQETIACNSGTDALFLALRALNIGPGDEVITTPFTFIATAEMISAVGATPVFVDIDATTFNLDIAQIPNAVTEKTKAIIPVHLFGQPVDMTRLMAVAKSHHLAVIEDCAQATGATWQGQKVGSIGDIGCFSFFPTKNLGACGDGGAVTTQDPAMAKAMRIIKEHGQSTRYSSDTIGINSRLDALQAAILRIKLRYLDTWNQQRHTLAQRYHQLLYPLSEIITPQEIPSGESVWNQYTIRVQGPLNSEIKSRDYLRNYLQEQGIGSMIYYPIPLHQQPVYQYLGYQANQFPIVERVCQEVLSLPLFPELSPEQQDQVITAIKEGLTQIPQL; from the coding sequence ATGGTGTCAAACGTGAATACAGTCCCTCCGCTCGATCTTAGCCTACAGTACAAAACTATTCAGGATGAAGTCAGCGCTTGTGTGCAAGCGGTTTTGGCTTCCGGTCGTTACATTGGAGGTTCAACGGTCGAAGCCTTTGAACAAGACTTTGGAGAATATATTGGGGCTCAGGAAACCATTGCCTGTAATTCGGGAACCGATGCCCTATTTTTAGCCCTCCGCGCCCTGAATATTGGGCCAGGGGACGAAGTAATTACCACCCCCTTTACCTTTATCGCCACGGCAGAAATGATCAGTGCTGTGGGGGCAACGCCTGTATTTGTCGATATTGATGCTACAACTTTTAATCTCGATATTGCACAAATTCCCAACGCTGTCACCGAAAAAACCAAAGCCATTATCCCTGTGCATTTATTTGGTCAACCCGTGGACATGACCCGATTAATGGCCGTGGCAAAATCCCATCATTTAGCAGTGATTGAAGATTGCGCCCAGGCCACCGGAGCAACTTGGCAAGGGCAAAAAGTCGGCAGTATCGGAGATATAGGCTGTTTTAGTTTCTTCCCAACTAAAAATTTAGGCGCCTGTGGGGATGGAGGGGCAGTCACAACCCAAGATCCGGCCATGGCCAAAGCCATGAGAATCATCAAAGAACATGGTCAATCAACCCGTTATAGTTCCGATACTATTGGAATTAATAGCCGTTTGGATGCCTTACAAGCCGCGATTTTACGGATCAAACTTCGTTATCTCGATACCTGGAATCAACAACGACATACCCTCGCCCAACGGTATCACCAGTTACTCTATCCCCTATCAGAAATTATTACACCCCAAGAAATCCCTTCCGGTGAAAGTGTTTGGAATCAATATACGATTAGGGTTCAAGGCCCCCTGAATTCTGAAATCAAGTCTAGGGATTATCTGCGAAACTACCTGCAAGAACAGGGAATTGGTTCCATGATTTACTATCCCATTCCCCTACATCAGCAACCGGTTTATCAATATTTGGGCTATCAGGCCAATCAATTCCCAATTGTTGAAAGGGTTTGTCAGGAGGTCTTATCTTTACCCCTGTTTCCCGAACTGTCTCCAGAACAGCAAGATCAGGTAATTACGGCTATAAAAGAAGGATTGACTCAAATCCCACAATTGTAG
- the trkA gene encoding putative K+ channel produces MNFSSWNFLRNLRTEKKQFAVIGLGRFGSAVCSTLHKSGYEVLAVDKEEKRVTSALSDQIASHALLLDSTETSALREAGILEFDTVIVAVGSFLAESITTTLNLKEGGVANVIAKASSETHAKLLNKVGADMVVFPEQEMGQQLARQLTRPRLLDQFELDAEHSIVEMIVPDEFDGKTIAELELRRRYGLNLLAIKNEGDKMEINPLSNRKLYKGTMIVVVGSNQDINRLVG; encoded by the coding sequence ATGAACTTTTCATCTTGGAATTTTTTACGCAATCTCAGAACTGAAAAAAAACAATTTGCTGTGATTGGATTAGGTCGGTTTGGAAGTGCCGTTTGTTCAACATTGCACAAAAGCGGTTATGAAGTTCTCGCCGTTGATAAAGAAGAAAAACGAGTGACTTCGGCATTAAGTGATCAAATAGCCTCCCATGCGTTGTTGTTAGATTCGACTGAAACCTCTGCACTTCGAGAAGCAGGAATTTTAGAATTTGATACGGTAATTGTCGCTGTGGGTAGTTTTTTAGCCGAAAGTATTACCACCACTTTAAACTTAAAAGAAGGGGGTGTTGCCAATGTAATTGCGAAAGCATCTTCGGAAACCCATGCTAAATTATTAAATAAAGTCGGCGCGGATATGGTAGTGTTTCCTGAACAGGAAATGGGGCAACAATTAGCCCGACAATTGACTCGTCCCCGTTTACTTGATCAGTTTGAACTTGATGCGGAACATAGTATTGTAGAAATGATTGTTCCCGATGAATTTGATGGTAAAACCATTGCTGAATTAGAACTCCGTCGCCGTTATGGATTAAATCTTTTAGCGATTAAAAACGAAGGGGATAAAATGGAAATTAATCCCCTTTCTAATCGTAAACTTTACAAAGGAACCATGATTGTTGTCGTCGGTTCCAATCAAGATATTAACCGTTTAGTCGGTTAA
- a CDS encoding general secretion pathway protein E encodes MTARTPVLSAWQQLRNQSINCEQALKNLVDDQKILNLKLLDRVAIKVMSNMDIAESRRPQDGRIGENYVSGKDLEVALDMRVSTLPCVGGEKAVIRLLPQENPFSGLQDLGFSETTLNIYKSWLCQPQGMIIFTGPTGSGKTSTFYNSLLAVATENVNVVTVEDPVEYILSGITQTQVHERAGMTFAAGLRAILRQDPDIIMVGEIRDQDTADTAIRAALTGHLVLTTLHTNDAIGAIPRLKDIGPDPGLISDALLGIVGQRLTRRVCPHCAESYSPTAMDLDLLGLELKNVKTDSWRKGRGCSNCFNSGYSGREAIVELLAVDDRIREIIYEGTLTELHRYLHETGFLSFRIAAIEKVTTGATTVEEIQRVLPRSSLARKFSI; translated from the coding sequence ATGACTGCAAGAACACCCGTTTTATCCGCTTGGCAACAACTGAGAAACCAGAGTATTAACTGTGAACAAGCTCTAAAAAATTTAGTTGATGATCAAAAAATTTTGAATCTAAAATTATTGGATCGGGTGGCAATTAAAGTTATGTCTAATATGGATATTGCCGAAAGTCGTCGCCCCCAAGATGGCAGAATTGGGGAGAATTATGTATCAGGAAAAGACTTAGAAGTTGCCCTCGATATGAGGGTTAGTACCCTGCCCTGTGTCGGGGGTGAAAAAGCTGTAATTCGATTATTACCCCAAGAAAATCCTTTCTCTGGATTACAAGATTTAGGCTTCTCTGAAACCACATTAAATATTTATAAAAGTTGGCTCTGTCAACCCCAAGGAATGATTATTTTTACCGGGCCCACAGGGTCAGGAAAAACCAGTACCTTTTATAATAGTCTGTTAGCCGTTGCCACAGAAAATGTTAATGTTGTCACTGTTGAAGATCCGGTTGAATATATCTTATCTGGGATTACTCAAACTCAAGTCCATGAAAGAGCCGGGATGACTTTTGCTGCCGGATTACGCGCTATTTTACGACAAGATCCTGATATTATTATGGTGGGAGAAATTCGGGATCAAGATACGGCAGATACCGCCATTCGTGCCGCATTGACTGGTCATTTAGTGTTAACAACCTTGCATACAAATGATGCCATTGGTGCCATTCCCCGTTTAAAAGATATTGGCCCCGATCCGGGGTTAATTAGTGATGCCTTATTAGGAATTGTGGGACAACGCTTAACCCGTCGTGTTTGTCCCCACTGCGCGGAATCCTATAGCCCAACGGCGATGGATTTAGACCTATTAGGGTTAGAATTAAAAAATGTAAAAACTGACAGTTGGCGCAAAGGTCGAGGCTGTTCTAACTGTTTTAATTCGGGCTATTCTGGGCGAGAAGCAATTGTAGAATTATTGGCTGTTGATGATCGAATTCGTGAAATTATCTATGAAGGAACTCTAACAGAATTACATCGTTATTTGCATGAAACAGGCTTTTTATCATTCCGAATTGCCGCCATTGAAAAAGTCACAACTGGAGCCACCACCGTTGAAGAAATTCAGCGTGTTTTACCTCGCAGTTCTTTAGCTCGAAAATTCTCAATTTAA
- a CDS encoding putative cation transporter family protein, which produces MTVSRTIGLGFLAVIALGTILLMLPFSLSARTWGNPLTALFTSTSAVCVTGLSVVDVGKFYSFWGQFIIVLLVQVGGLGYMTVTTFLLLLLGRKFRLKDKLALQQSLDASGIAGAVPLLKSIVATTALFEITGIFLLLFVFVPDLGWSQGLWFALFHSVNAFNNAGFGLLSDSFVRYVNSPVLNFIITFLIIWGGMGYQVIQELYLWIGNRLSKYPLRRDFSVHFRVVTSTTIFLLILGTALLFFTEHHNPGTLAPLNFPDQVMAAWFQSVTTRTAGFNTINNGELTVAGLFISIILMFIGASPGGTGGGIKTTTLRILANSTRSALQGREEVICYKRQIPLPLILKAIGVLFGSFMVICISAILISLSQPNIDFDSILFEVVSAFATVGLSTGITASLTPLSQLIIITTMYVGRVGVILLMSAILGDPKPTSIDYPEQNLLVG; this is translated from the coding sequence ATGACAGTATCTCGAACAATTGGTTTAGGTTTCCTGGCGGTAATTGCCCTGGGAACAATTTTACTGATGTTACCGTTCTCCTTGAGTGCCCGAACTTGGGGTAATCCTCTAACGGCCTTATTTACATCAACATCTGCGGTTTGTGTGACCGGATTATCCGTTGTGGATGTGGGCAAATTTTACTCATTTTGGGGTCAGTTTATCATTGTATTGCTAGTTCAGGTGGGAGGATTAGGATATATGACCGTCACCACTTTTTTATTGTTATTATTAGGTCGAAAGTTTCGCCTCAAGGATAAATTAGCCTTACAACAATCCTTAGATGCTTCAGGAATAGCAGGGGCCGTTCCTTTATTAAAATCTATTGTAGCAACCACCGCCCTATTTGAAATAACCGGAATTTTTCTATTGTTATTCGTGTTTGTTCCTGATTTGGGATGGAGTCAGGGACTATGGTTTGCCCTTTTTCATAGTGTAAATGCTTTTAATAATGCCGGATTTGGATTATTGTCTGATAGTTTTGTTCGCTATGTTAACTCTCCCGTATTAAATTTTATCATTACTTTTCTAATTATTTGGGGAGGCATGGGCTATCAAGTGATTCAAGAACTTTATTTATGGATTGGTAATCGCTTGTCTAAATATCCCCTGCGTCGTGATTTTTCGGTTCATTTCCGAGTTGTCACTTCCACAACCATATTTCTATTAATCTTAGGAACAGCTTTATTATTCTTCACTGAACATCACAACCCCGGAACCTTAGCACCCCTTAATTTTCCTGATCAAGTTATGGCAGCTTGGTTTCAATCGGTGACGACCCGAACGGCCGGATTTAATACAATTAATAATGGAGAATTAACCGTTGCCGGGTTATTTATCTCGATCATTTTAATGTTTATTGGAGCCAGTCCAGGGGGAACAGGAGGAGGGATTAAAACCACAACCCTTAGGATTTTAGCTAATTCTACTCGTTCGGCTTTACAAGGGCGAGAAGAAGTTATTTGTTATAAACGTCAAATTCCACTGCCGTTAATTTTAAAGGCAATTGGGGTTTTATTTGGTTCGTTTATGGTGATCTGTATCTCGGCGATTCTGATCTCTTTAAGCCAACCTAATATTGATTTTGACTCCATTTTGTTCGAGGTGGTTTCTGCCTTTGCCACGGTGGGATTATCTACCGGAATTACAGCCAGTTTAACCCCCTTGAGTCAATTGATTATTATTACTACAATGTATGTGGGACGAGTTGGTGTAATTTTATTAATGTCGGCTATTTTAGGCGATCCCAAACCGACGTCCATTGATTATCCCGAACAAAACCTTTTAGTGGGTTGA
- a CDS encoding serine/threonine protein kinase with WD40 repeats: MVCCLNPACDQPENPEGVTQCQSCGTKLIERLRDRYRPTHFLGEGGFGRTYRGEDLDRLSASCVIKQLAAKVQGTWALKKAIELFQQEAQRMQELGENNPHIPTLYAYFEEDQQLYLVQEYIEGQNLLQELQCQGLWNEKQIKNLLLELLPILEDIHSKQVIHRDIKPENIMRRSGSGSKGEFVLIDFGVSKQLSATAKVTTQIGTRLGSFGYAPFEQIQAGEAYPASDLFSLGATCFHLLTGIVPHELWLKQGYSWTEKWQSYLKQPLKDPQLKQVLNQFLKEDWQARYLSAETALKVLNQKTVSPPKSTVVKSASKSKPLPPPPKINTTVIPKKSKTSVRPITPPQPTPKKSGFKLFFTLFLVGSFLGMGSSLYLAWKFQLWKYLDAMANVQSQGNLTTSNPSPVEPSVAVTNPPPPILEPTPSASPAVTVSPINTTPPTPAVVPPPPKNPSPVPVSVTPVSWAKPSYIHSFIGHSRWVNSVVFSPDGKTLASGSEDTTIKLWDVIGQERMTLKGHLSYVYSVAFSPDSKILASGSQDKTIKLWEVGTGQLIGTLTTPDWVHSVKFSPDGKILAAGIGDSTVKLWDMTTGKQLANFTGHLAPVRSVAFSPDGNTLASGSDDGNVKLWEVSTGKLQATLTGSRNVKSIAFSPDGKILASGGSDSTIQPTFRRYLSQLNCQLNWNK, from the coding sequence ATGGTTTGTTGTTTAAATCCTGCCTGCGATCAACCGGAAAACCCAGAAGGAGTAACCCAATGTCAAAGTTGTGGTACAAAATTAATTGAACGATTACGAGACCGTTATAGACCAACTCATTTTCTGGGAGAGGGAGGGTTTGGTCGCACTTATCGGGGGGAAGATCTAGATCGGTTAAGTGCGTCTTGTGTGATTAAACAGTTAGCCGCAAAAGTACAAGGAACCTGGGCGTTAAAAAAAGCAATTGAATTATTTCAGCAAGAAGCTCAACGAATGCAAGAATTAGGTGAAAATAACCCCCATATTCCTACACTTTATGCTTATTTTGAAGAAGATCAACAACTCTATTTAGTTCAAGAATATATTGAAGGTCAAAATTTATTACAGGAATTACAATGTCAAGGACTTTGGAATGAAAAACAGATTAAAAATTTGCTGCTAGAACTGCTTCCCATACTTGAGGATATTCATAGTAAACAGGTAATTCATCGGGATATAAAACCTGAAAATATTATGCGACGTTCTGGTTCAGGAAGCAAAGGAGAATTTGTATTAATTGATTTTGGTGTTTCTAAACAGCTATCAGCCACCGCCAAAGTAACAACCCAAATCGGGACTCGTTTAGGTTCCTTTGGATACGCGCCTTTTGAGCAAATACAAGCCGGGGAAGCATATCCAGCCAGCGATTTATTTAGTTTGGGGGCTACTTGTTTTCATTTATTAACCGGAATTGTCCCCCATGAACTCTGGTTAAAACAAGGTTATAGCTGGACAGAAAAATGGCAAAGCTATTTAAAGCAACCTTTAAAAGATCCTCAATTAAAACAAGTTTTAAATCAATTTTTAAAAGAAGATTGGCAAGCTCGTTATTTATCTGCTGAAACGGCATTAAAAGTTTTAAACCAGAAAACAGTTTCTCCCCCTAAGTCAACTGTAGTTAAATCTGCCTCTAAATCTAAACCCCTTCCCCCACCTCCAAAAATTAATACAACGGTTATACCCAAAAAAAGCAAAACCTCTGTTAGACCGATTACTCCTCCTCAACCAACCCCTAAAAAATCAGGATTTAAGTTATTTTTTACCTTATTTTTAGTCGGATCTTTTCTAGGAATGGGAAGCAGTTTATATCTAGCGTGGAAATTTCAATTATGGAAATATCTTGATGCTATGGCTAATGTTCAGTCTCAGGGGAACTTAACAACTTCTAATCCTTCCCCCGTAGAACCTTCTGTAGCCGTTACGAACCCTCCCCCTCCCATACTAGAACCCACGCCCTCAGCTTCGCCTGCTGTCACTGTCTCCCCCATCAATACCACACCCCCGACCCCTGCTGTTGTTCCTCCTCCCCCGAAAAACCCGTCTCCAGTTCCCGTTTCAGTCACCCCTGTTTCTTGGGCGAAACCGAGTTATATTCATTCCTTCATTGGTCATTCAAGATGGGTTAATTCTGTTGTATTCAGCCCCGATGGTAAAACCTTAGCCAGTGGTAGCGAGGATACAACAATTAAACTTTGGGATGTGATTGGACAAGAACGAATGACTTTGAAAGGGCATTTATCTTATGTTTACTCTGTAGCGTTTAGCCCGGATAGCAAAATATTAGCTAGTGGCAGTCAGGATAAAACGATCAAACTTTGGGAGGTTGGGACGGGACAATTAATCGGAACTTTAACAACACCTGATTGGGTTCATTCTGTAAAATTTAGCCCCGATGGTAAAATTTTAGCGGCTGGAATTGGGGATAGCACCGTCAAATTGTGGGATATGACGACGGGGAAACAACTAGCTAATTTTACAGGACATTTAGCCCCAGTGAGATCAGTTGCTTTTAGTCCCGATGGTAACACTTTAGCCAGTGGCAGCGACGATGGAAATGTTAAACTTTGGGAAGTTAGCACCGGAAAACTTCAAGCCACTTTAACTGGATCAAGAAACGTTAAGAGTATTGCTTTTAGTCCCGATGGGAAAATTTTAGCGAGTGGTGGTTCTGATTCAACTATTCAACCCACATTCCGCAGATATTTAAGCCAATTGAATTGCCAATTAAATTGGAATAAATAA